A DNA window from Prosthecobacter debontii contains the following coding sequences:
- a CDS encoding DUF3592 domain-containing protein, with amino-acid sequence MSYSRTSSGDTFLIPFGLVFILAGLGVGIFYFSMVSGWYAARSWVKVPCIIESSSLEDHVSHDSDSGTSVTYSAVATYRYEFEGRSYQGREVSLSSGSDNFGDFQQQAASILQQHEESGQPFRCFVNPERPEEAVIFREGRWTLLLFLSLFPVAFPLAGGFVMSMGLSERRQKKERELAKSQHPEAPWRWQTRWQDEWIRPKNAGFFKGWLMVAIWLTIVWGPIIYATLIGGDGELEDTFSWVVLILTVPLLFIWRAAIRRVLDQRQGLPQIHVQPMPASPGASLDIQVAIPPRRSVSMRDHLHAEVRCVKQVTTHSGKSTTTREETLWSDTISASFSDAVREDRGSRLPLRIDLPAELPASPLDSEGGSHGERYDWELRVKMPKLRHPVVFDLPVFESAETTVSTDPLAPPKSARKARPSVESILALDADELTMHLAKHHITAVFDRHNLPMSFDLSPRRYASARLFLTIFNTIWTGVFFLLVTLDAPFIFPLIWGVTSALFWWVIIRQFEHRHIDLDAAALEIRQTLGPWSSKKRFERRHLLEFSSRMHMSSGSTSYYEVRADTTFGKRVTLMDGIPSKLVADNLVPLLEQWRKQA; translated from the coding sequence ATGTCGTACAGTCGCACATCCTCCGGAGATACGTTTCTCATTCCCTTCGGTCTCGTGTTCATCCTCGCGGGGCTCGGCGTGGGTATCTTTTACTTCAGCATGGTCTCCGGCTGGTATGCAGCCCGGTCCTGGGTGAAGGTGCCGTGCATCATTGAGTCCAGTTCTCTGGAGGATCATGTGAGTCATGACAGTGACTCTGGCACCAGTGTCACCTATTCGGCAGTGGCGACCTATCGTTATGAATTCGAGGGGCGCAGTTATCAGGGCCGTGAGGTGTCTTTGAGTTCGGGGTCGGATAACTTTGGGGATTTTCAGCAGCAAGCCGCCTCCATTTTGCAGCAGCACGAAGAGTCGGGTCAGCCGTTCCGCTGCTTTGTGAATCCTGAGCGCCCGGAAGAAGCCGTTATCTTCCGGGAAGGTCGTTGGACACTGCTTTTGTTCCTCAGTTTGTTCCCGGTCGCGTTTCCTCTGGCCGGTGGGTTTGTCATGTCCATGGGACTGAGTGAGCGGCGGCAGAAGAAGGAACGAGAGCTGGCCAAGAGCCAGCATCCTGAGGCCCCTTGGCGCTGGCAAACCCGCTGGCAGGACGAGTGGATACGACCGAAGAATGCAGGCTTCTTCAAAGGCTGGCTCATGGTCGCGATCTGGCTGACCATCGTTTGGGGCCCTATTATCTATGCCACCCTGATCGGGGGAGATGGTGAGCTTGAAGACACTTTTTCCTGGGTGGTTTTGATCCTGACGGTGCCTCTTCTTTTTATTTGGCGGGCTGCTATCCGCCGTGTGTTGGATCAGCGGCAGGGATTACCTCAAATCCACGTGCAGCCAATGCCTGCTAGCCCTGGGGCATCCCTGGACATTCAGGTGGCCATCCCACCACGGCGTTCGGTGAGTATGCGTGACCACCTGCATGCCGAAGTCCGCTGTGTGAAGCAGGTGACGACCCACTCGGGTAAAAGCACGACGACTCGTGAGGAAACTCTTTGGTCAGATACGATCTCCGCTTCCTTCAGTGATGCGGTGCGTGAAGATCGTGGCAGCCGACTGCCTCTGCGCATCGACCTTCCGGCCGAGTTGCCAGCTTCTCCGCTCGATTCCGAGGGTGGTTCTCACGGAGAGAGATACGACTGGGAGCTACGAGTGAAGATGCCCAAACTGCGTCATCCCGTGGTATTTGACCTGCCTGTTTTTGAGAGTGCTGAGACAACGGTTTCGACCGATCCATTAGCCCCCCCAAAATCCGCTCGAAAGGCTAGGCCCTCAGTGGAATCCATACTCGCTTTGGATGCCGATGAGCTGACGATGCATTTAGCCAAGCATCACATCACGGCCGTGTTTGATCGGCACAATCTACCGATGAGTTTTGACCTCAGTCCCCGGCGCTATGCCTCCGCGCGGTTGTTTTTGACGATCTTCAATACGATTTGGACCGGTGTCTTTTTCCTGCTGGTGACTCTCGATGCCCCCTTCATTTTTCCTCTCATCTGGGGTGTCACGTCGGCCTTGTTCTGGTGGGTGATCATCCGTCAGTTTGAACACCGGCACATTGATCTGGATGCCGCAGCTCTGGAGATCCGTCAGACGCTAGGCCCGTGGTCCAGCAAGAAGCGTTTTGAGCGCCGACACTTGCTGGAGTTTAGCAGCCGCATGCACATGAGCTCAGGCAGCACGAGCTACTATGAGGTCCGGGCTGACACCACCTTTGGTAAACGGGTGACTCTCATGGACGGAATTCCAAGTAAACTGGTGGCGGATAACCTGGTTCCTTTGCTTGAGCAATGGCGTAAGCAAGCTTGA
- a CDS encoding YwaF family protein produces MPSPFHAFGPSHFAVLGVCGSILLILALLRRFHPASARIAECVLACLLLLDWPLAAFSHWRSGTLTWDTGLPFHLCDIAGIAGGIALLTHHRLAAEIVYFFGMAGTLQGLITPNLDVDFPDPRFIMFFVLHGGVVVTALHLVTSLKCRPRPWAVPRMVGLTIAYAFAVGAVNLSLNSNFAFLCQKPAQASLMDALGPWPWYIGSLVLLCGVFYSVLDAPFFIARRLKPASREV; encoded by the coding sequence ATGCCCTCTCCCTTTCATGCCTTTGGTCCCAGCCATTTCGCCGTCCTCGGTGTTTGTGGAAGCATTCTTCTCATCCTCGCGCTCCTGCGGCGGTTTCACCCCGCCTCAGCCCGTATCGCGGAGTGCGTGCTCGCCTGCCTGCTGTTGCTTGATTGGCCGCTAGCTGCCTTCTCTCACTGGCGATCAGGCACGCTGACTTGGGATACAGGTCTGCCATTTCACCTGTGTGATATTGCAGGCATTGCCGGAGGCATCGCCCTTTTGACCCATCATCGGTTGGCCGCAGAGATCGTTTATTTCTTTGGCATGGCCGGCACGCTACAAGGCCTCATCACCCCCAACCTGGATGTGGATTTCCCAGATCCACGTTTCATCATGTTCTTCGTTCTCCATGGCGGAGTGGTGGTGACAGCGTTGCATCTGGTCACCTCACTGAAATGCCGTCCACGCCCCTGGGCCGTGCCACGTATGGTGGGCCTGACCATTGCTTATGCCTTTGCGGTGGGCGCGGTGAATCTGTCCCTGAACAGTAACTTTGCCTTCCTGTGTCAAAAACCCGCCCAGGCCAGTCTCATGGATGCTTTGGGGCCTTGGCCGTGGTATATCGGTAGCCTCGTCCTCCTCTGTGGGGTGTTTTACAGCGTGCTAGACGCGCCGTTCTTCATCGCCCGGCGTCTGAAACCAGCCTCCAGGGAGGTATGA
- a CDS encoding M20 family metallopeptidase: MKTLPGNVIELCQALVRIPSVNPDGDPGCDQTGELACAGYIGEFLRASGAAVELDEVEPGRPNVIGRFPTAPSADGQPKPRIVFAPHTDTVSVGGMTIEPFSGELRDGRIWGRGASDTKGPMAAMLWALHELREVIPQLPVEVHFVGFMSEESAQLGSQHFALHHGPYDFALIGEPTDLKTVYKHKGCLWADVHTTGVAVHGSIPEKGVNAIVKMAALVQALDTEFRALLKEHGGPDDLLGPSSINLGMIRGGTRSNIVADHCVLRVDMRTTPGINRAGGALALLEDFVKSQDAEAWVEPLPETFPLDTDAQNPFVQRLVECGSELTGAPWFCDAAFLAAKGTPSIAIGPGTIAQAHTKDEHIKTDDLEAGAAFFIKFLKSWQS; this comes from the coding sequence ATGAAAACTCTCCCAGGCAATGTCATCGAACTCTGTCAGGCTTTGGTCCGCATTCCTTCGGTGAATCCTGATGGCGATCCTGGCTGTGACCAGACGGGAGAGCTGGCCTGTGCGGGATACATTGGCGAGTTTTTACGAGCTTCTGGCGCGGCTGTTGAACTGGATGAAGTGGAACCGGGCCGCCCCAATGTGATCGGGCGTTTCCCCACCGCTCCGAGTGCGGACGGTCAGCCGAAACCGCGAATCGTCTTTGCACCCCACACGGATACGGTGAGTGTCGGCGGCATGACCATCGAACCCTTCAGCGGAGAGCTGCGGGATGGCCGGATCTGGGGCCGGGGAGCCAGTGATACCAAAGGCCCGATGGCGGCCATGCTCTGGGCGCTGCATGAGCTGCGCGAAGTGATCCCGCAGTTGCCCGTGGAGGTGCACTTCGTCGGTTTCATGTCGGAGGAATCGGCCCAGCTTGGCTCCCAACACTTTGCCCTTCATCACGGCCCGTATGACTTCGCTCTCATCGGTGAACCGACCGATCTGAAAACGGTATATAAACACAAGGGCTGTCTGTGGGCGGATGTGCATACCACGGGTGTGGCTGTCCATGGCTCCATCCCTGAAAAAGGCGTGAATGCCATTGTTAAAATGGCGGCGCTGGTGCAGGCCCTGGATACGGAATTCCGTGCCTTGCTGAAGGAACACGGTGGTCCAGATGATTTGTTAGGCCCGAGCAGCATCAACCTCGGCATGATCCGCGGCGGCACGCGTTCCAACATCGTGGCGGATCATTGTGTGCTGCGTGTAGATATGCGCACCACTCCAGGAATCAATCGTGCAGGTGGCGCTTTGGCCCTGCTCGAGGACTTTGTGAAGAGCCAAGACGCTGAGGCCTGGGTGGAGCCCCTGCCAGAGACTTTCCCTCTGGATACCGATGCGCAGAATCCCTTTGTGCAACGTCTGGTGGAATGTGGGTCGGAACTGACCGGAGCCCCGTGGTTCTGTGATGCTGCTTTCCTCGCGGCTAAAGGCACGCCATCCATCGCCATTGGCCCAGGCACCATCGCTCAAGCCCACACCAAGGATGAGCACATCAAGACGGACGACCTCGAAGCCGGGGCCGCCTTCTTCATCAAGTTCCTCAAGAGCTGGCAGTCGTGA